The Phycodurus eques isolate BA_2022a chromosome 17, UOR_Pequ_1.1, whole genome shotgun sequence nucleotide sequence CCATCGCAAGAAAGGTGAACGATTTTATTCAATacccaaaaaaagtcatttcaagATCAGGGAATTTTACATCTTTTATCATCTGTAGATCATCAAAGATGGCGAGGAACATGCAGACCTGAATGAAGTCGCCAAGCTCTTTAACATCCACGAGGATTAGGATTTTTGAGGACTTCCTGCTTTACAATATCCGATCAAGATTTGTGTAGATCGTATGATTTCACTGAATTATTTTCCTACTTGAGTTGAAATTGCCATCGATTGACCAAAATTCCGATTCCCGCCCAGCCCGGGTCAAACGTTTGTGTCTCCAAATTCCGGGAACAGTCTAAGAGCCGTCACGGCAGCTCATTGGGAGAAAGGCtgaaataaaatctatttttaaattggGAGCTACTGTTTCCCcttattcttgttttcttgaGTGCGCTCAAGTTCAAGATGGCGCAAACGTGGATGTGGGCAGCCAGCCGGCTCTCGTGCCGCTTCACAAACTTCGATTCAGTCCGCATGTTGTTGAATTAAGAATCATGTGATTCTCCGCGCTGCCAGAGAAGACCAAAGCTTGGCCTACTTCTGTTGTCTGGACGTTAAAATGCTCGAGCAAGCGGAAACGTTTTATTTTCTCCCTCTTCTTCTCCTTTGGGTTTCCCGTTATTAGTCAAACATGGCTGTTTACGCGTCAGCCGCATTTCTTATTCTATTTGACACCGAAGGCTCCGGAGCCaagtgaggcagacgtgcagcAATAACGGGCCGTCTCTTCGTTTCTTATTCATTTTACACGATCAAGCGGATGAGTCGCCGAATGGAGCGATGGACACGAGTGTCcgcgtttatttatttattttttaaattattgttattattccgCTCATCGGAAGATGCTCCCAGTAGGCCGGAAACACGGGACATCTCTGCTTGCGATGGAAGGCGCTGATGTCCACCGATACCGatggaaatgtgaaatgtgCAGGGAGCATCGCGGAGACGCATTCAAATCGCTTTAAATGTAATCTCGGATGACGTGGCAAACGTGCTcccaaaacatgacaaaaaggtCCAGCTGAATCTTTTTAAGCGTGGATGCACACTCCATGGAAGGTCTGTGCCGAAATGGGTTCCATTTGTTCAGTTATTTAGCATTTTGGTCATGAATGGACCTGATTCGAAATTGCTAATGTGGCTAATGTTCTCCGACGAAATGGTTACTGCGTCTTGAAATATTCTCGCGGTCGTTCCTTGAGTATGCATATGGCCGTAAAAAAAGAGCTCAAGCTTGAAGTCGTTGGCACAAACGCAGATTGTGAATTATTCAGCATCAGCGGCGTCGAGTGCTTTGCACCTGCtgaggcgaggaggaggaggaggaagaagaggaggagccgccgccgccgccgccgattCAGACGGCAGCCCGACAACAAGTTGGCAGCATCtgcatttttctcttttcactTGAGTTTGTCTTTCCAGGATGCAAGTGCACGCTTTGTGTTTGCTGTGggctccttgtgtgttttttctgcAAGGCAGGTACTGTAACACTTTTCCCTTGACATCTAAAAGTAAGCGTATTGACGGAAAACCTCTGCAATCATCCTGACGCAAAGAATGTACAGAAATGATCGCGGTGGCGAGGACGGTTCCAATTTGATGAAAGCAGATTCAAACGAGGCCGTGTTCCTGAGATGAGTCAAGAGTTCGTCCAGGCACAGTGTGACTAACAAAGAGGAAGTCAACAAGTATGCTGTGAACTGTTGTTGTTCCTTGTAACAATCTGAAATCTTATCCAGGTCGAGATACGAAGGCCATTTTAGCTCACACTTATCTCGTGTCTTGTTGAAGTTGTGAAGTATTGTAGACTGGAGCATAAATTGGTCAAAATATACATATTCAAAATCCATTTGAATGTAAATGTGGATTGGAGTTGTTTCCTGCTCATTTTGGGGGGTTGCTGAAGTTTGAGTGattaccccccccaaaaaaaaaaaaaaagctttgtcaCTTCTTTAAACAACCTCGAAAAGAGGCAAAACTTTACTGTAACGTaacatttcaacaacaacactaaACCATCCCCCTGTTGGCTGAAAAATGGTTCGCGCCACCCAATCCCCGAGCAGAGCAATACGCTGCCTTCCGGTCATCTGCTGTTTCAACCCTTAACCTTTAACCCCAGCAGGACACGTGGCACTTGCCTAACCTCATCCACTCAATGCCAACAAGCGACTATCCTTCGCAGTCGTCATGTTTTGCCGCCTTTCATCGCGGGTCAGGATTTGCATTCCGCTGACACCGGTTGTTGTGTCACGTGTCCACGTGGGCTCGCGTTGCACACAAATTCTACTCGATGGCCTGCTGACACCGGAAGCGGCAACAAAGGAGACGAGTTGACATATGATTTCAAATCCATATTTGGGACTCGGTTTCCGTTTATGATTCCACTCCATAGTCCTCTTTTGCTGTGGcttaacaaatacaaaacagttCCCCCAAAAGTCTTGCGCTTCTCTTTCTTAAACGTGCGATTTGGCTTGGCGGCACATTCTAGAATCGCCCCCGAATTGTCGAATAGTTTACTTGGATAGGATGATTGTGATGAAATATGtgctcgcaaaaaaaaaaaaaaagttttctgcAAGGAAGTTGGCCCTCCGTTGTGTATTGTGAGTTGACGCTGCGGTTGCCCGGCCGGGCGGCAGGTGGGCGCTGTGCAAGGAGGTGAAGTTACCCGGCGGCGCGTCCAGACCGCCCTCGCCGTCTGACTTCCTGGACAAGCTGATGGGTCGCACATCCGGCTACGACGCTCGCATCCGACCCAACTTCAAAGGTGAGGCCGCTCTGCCGCTCAATTTGCCCGACAATGTGGGCGTGGAGGTGGCACAAATCCCGAACAGACGGCAGAAACGCTTGGCGCGCACCCTCGCGagcctcgtgtgtgtgtgtgtgtgtgtgtgttttttgtctgCGTTTCCCGTTGACCCGCAGCCTCGGGTTGGGATATTGTTCCACTTCCTCTCCGTTTGAAATGTGGAGCAGTGCCCGCCCGTGTTGCTCGCCCACAAGGCCCATTTAAGTCCAATCCTGATCTCGAGTTCCAAATGAAGCCAGAGGATTCTCTCTGACATACTTTACGCCCCACAAGTCTCCGGGCTTGAATTTCATATAtatttcatatcatatttgATACCTCTCTCTCCACTCCGTCGACAGTGCATGCTGGGAAAATCCCATCTGATTATCTATAAATACGCTCATGTAACTCAAGTAGAATCAATAAATGATTGCCTCCAGGGAAATATTCAATACGTTTCAGTATTTCATGTTTAGTGGTCAACGTGTGCACGACGCAAGTGGCGTGTACTCGAAATGACGACGGCGTCCTATTGTTGTGCAGGTAATCCTGGACGGATGTGTTTATTTCCATTGCTGGATACAGTGCCCCCCCCCGCTGTTGGCGGGCTTGGGGACCGGGCTGgactgcgaatagcgaaaatccgccGTTAATTGACACCCTTTTAAttggattgatttttttttgtttttttaacccccaaaaATTCTGTAACCAAACGTAGGTAAACCACCACGAAGCGTTTTGGGGTTGTCGTcgtcccccaaaataaaaataacaaacaaacaaaaaatgtaaacattggagaagacatttttgggggaaacgtgtttttgaaaacaacatttattAATGGGACACGAAATCCACGAGTCGGCGAATCCGCGGGTGCCGAAGCGCGACtgtgcgggggtccactgtattctaGAGTGAAGGCGACCTGTGCGACCTGCAAGTTGTGTAACTGCTAGGACCTCCGGTGAACGTCACCTGCAACATCTTCATCAACAGCTTCGGCTCCATCACCGAAACCACCATGGTGAGTTTTCCTCGTCGTCCTGCCAAGCGTTATAAGAACACCAGCGACGTCAACATTTCATGCAAAAATGCTCCGTTTTGTTGAAACTATATGGCAGGGTTCATTTTGCCAAATGTTTCTTGTcgctgtagtttgcagtggcgtGTAACTGCCCTGCGTTATTTTGACCAGCGTTTTTACTTTCCAACACATGCATTTACAAATTTGCCCGTTTTTGTGGCAACCAATCTTCTCTTGTTTCCTTCCAAACTCACCTAATTGCTGTTTTGGACTTGCGTTGTCTAATTGTCAATGCTAATTGTATTGCTTCGGTGCCATCTGATCGCGCAGCGGAGCCGTGGATttctgttgaagtgagttgaggagctttatttagGCAAAACTACTCCTTTGcttccatcttgtggcatctgtcgGCAATTACAGTAGAATAGAAAGCGTTACATTgcgatttttgctatttgcctCAGAACTCTGTCCTTATCCAACACGTATAACCAAGGTTTGCTGGATTTTACTGTTCCCattaagcgattaaaaaaagaacctgAATAGTTCATTccaatttcccccccaaaattataTTTAGAAATATAAACTACataatgccctgcgattggctggcgaccagttcagggtgtactcggCCTCTGGCCCGAAGAttgccgggatgggctccggcgcgcccgcgacccgcgtgaggagaagcggaacggaagatgaatgaaacgACATAATACGTTGTTcaaatctttgttttgttgttactttttttttacattttctcatttgaaataaagaattcaattcactgtgttatttttttttttatgttttacgcTAATCCAGCACTAATAAAATAGTACGAAAAATAATGTCCATTTCAACTGAAGATCTATATCCTCATGTCGAATAGTGACGGCAGGATTTTTGCCGTGGAGCCGACCTACTTaacgttcattcattcattcacgaATATTCTTTGACTGCCAACGCTATCgattgcaaaaatgtcaaacgGGATTTCCTCATCAACATTTAAAAGGCCTCCCAAAAAGATTTATTTATGAGGTCTGAACACTTTCTGAGGGCTTTTATCTATTCACATTTAGAGGTGGTGAGACTCATGTATTTTCTAAAATCCTTAAAAGGGGGCCTCGTGAAATATTGATTGTCGTAATTGAAAGTGGTCTTTGCCGTCGTGTTAGATGACGAGCCCGTAGGTGTCGGTCAGTATTTTTGCAGCCTTTTCCATTTTGTACTTAGCCGTCGGATTGACTCGTTGTCTCGAAATGACAACTGCTTATGCAGTCAGCGGCGGTCCGGCCTGTTGGGAGTCGTCACACGCGGTGAGAAGCCTCGCAGATGTGTGAGCTTTTTGCTCGGATTTCTAACAGCGGGGCTTGCTGGGGAAATGCGCTCGCGTTTGTCACGCGACGGTCGTTTTAATCCGGTACCTTGGCATTAGCTCGGAGTGAATACGACGCGTGAAGAATCTCAACACGGTAATGCAATAATAATTGCGGCCGTCTTCAGAAAGTCTTCAAGCGCGTTCAAATGGTCATCGGTGCGAGTAACGCTCGTGATTGCAGGACTACCGACATGAACGTCTTTCTGCGGCAGCAGTGGAACGACCCTCGACTGGCTTACAAAGAGTACCCGGACGACTCGCTGGACCTGGACCCGTCCATGCTGGACTCCATTTGGAAGCCCGACTTGTTCTTCGCCAATGAAAAGGGAGCGAACTTCCACGACGTCACCACTGACAACACGCTGCTCCGAATATTCCAGAACGGAAATGTCCTCTACAGCATCAGGTGACGCACACGACGATGagctgtcatttttatttttttcgaagCTTGCATGACAATTTATTCGATCACATTTCTCAAGAATATGTACGTATGAATCCATGTCCGTGCCGGTTGTGATATCCTGCTGCGTATTTCTCTCGCTTGAGTTCAGCGCAGTTGAAATGGGTGTCCGGCGAACACTCTCAACGTGTTCGTGCTGAGCAAGAACTGCATGCCAAATCAATTCAAGCCGCTAAAGTGACACCAAAGCAGTGGGGCGTAATCGGCGGCAAATACAGTCGAAGGAGATGCTAGGGAACACGAAGCCTCGATTACGCTTAACTGTTAACATTTATGATATGGCAGCAAGATGGTGTCGTCGTTGGGCTCTCACCACATGGGCGACATACTGCAAAAGTACACTTGGCGAACAtccaaataaagaggattctgattgggattttttaaaaactacaaGTTTTCAATGTCCGGCAATGTGGATCAACATCGAGCATTCCAACTATTTTTGGACTTCCGGCACTCACTCAGGCGGTTACTGTAATAAGACGCAATCATAACCGGCCCGCCGGCCAACGCAAAATTAGCCATTGATGCCATTGAGGCCCACTCGGCAGTTTCAGTTGAATCGGGGCACGTTAATTTTGCCATCGAATGACTCTTCTCTCCTAAAAGACAAAACACGGCATCATGGGCCAGTGGCCCCGCTCTCATGATTGAGagcccctcaaaaaaaaaaagggaggtgattgaaatgcagtgtgCCATCTTGGATGTCCCCCAGGCTGACGTTAACCCTCTCGTGCCCCATGGATCTCAAGAACTTCCCCATGGACAGCCAGACGTGCATCATGCAGCTGGAGAGCTGTGAGTTGTGAGTTTTCTTGACAGCGTTGTTGCgttgtcgtccccccccccccactctctcgctctctctctctctctctctcgctctcgtagTCGGCTACACCATGAACGACCTCATCTTCGAATGGCTGGACGTGGGCGCCGTGCAGGTGGCCGACGACCTGGTGCTCCCTCAGTTTGTGCTGAAAGAGGAGCAAGGCCTCGGCTATTGCACCAAGCATTACAACACAGGTGAAGGACGCGCGGGACGACCTCTGTCCCGCATCCTCCGGGGCCTCCGTCAATCTCCTTCTAATGAGCCTGCTACTTTGGACCTGTCTCTCCTCCTGTGATCAGGTAAATTCACCTGCATTGAGGTCAAATTCCACCTGGAGCGCCAGATGGGCTACTACCTGATTCAGATGTACATCCCCAGCCTGCTGACGGTCATCCTGTCCTGGGTGTCCTTCTGGATCAACATGGACGCGGCCCCGGCCAGGGTGGGCCTGGGCATCACCACCGTGCTCACCATGACCACGCAGAGCTCCGGCTCCAGGGCATCCCTGCCCAAGGTCGGACGCTTGGCTGCGCACGTACACATGCACGGGACCGTTTTCGATTGATATTTCATATCTAGTTCTCTAGCAAATACAATTCAGATTCAAACATTggtatttataaataaaaaaaggtgggtGAATGCTGAATTCAAGGCGCTGTAGCAAATCAACCTCGTGGCTGCTTTTTCTCCAGCCACGAGGTTGAGTGTCACATGGCCTCTTTGGATTTAAGAGGTGTGTCGCTATAAAGCGCGCAATACACAGCGGTTTCCTTGGGCTAGACCgggggtgggcaaacctttggGCTCGGGGGCCATATTGActtttcaaatttgacaggcggcCCAAGCGAGGACCAGATTCTTACACATCAAAAAAAGCCATTGTAGTGTTCACACTTAGATTTGCTTtgaatgggaacagtgttgttttgttgatcaccttttttttttttttttgccagtgcatcaaagtccgGTGTTAGTtgtgttgtggcaattctccaCTGGGATccgtaggatgttttgttggtgttcatcacactaaaagtctgctcacacacacacacacacacacacacgtagagccaaacaccaccagcatcctctgtgccatcttccggattttggggaatttgtctgcgcttaatgaagccgtaaaactcatccagtttgagagttgaacttctcttttaagacggtatcacattggagatctatcagttccatctgcagctcccgtggtgctgtttcagggtcttgtgtgactgaatcttggatgggagtttgtcagataaaagtgttttgctgagcccgcaagcttgattttaaccgctgagccgtagtCATCCATCacttcctgcgttgattggctgttagcataatcagcacgCTTGGTAGAAAGGTGACAGCTGATGTTATATTTCTCTAAAACCGCactggtttcttaacaaatcaggcatacagcctttgaccgtaCTTCATTGggaaagtatttagtagtccattctatattaaacactcggcactcactgtcgacttttcttttctttgcccCGCTCGTGGTTGAAGAATGGTTCAGAGCAGTCGCAgagtaaaaacacaacagccaaagtcaagtcaatgtatcaacgtacctggtggaaccacggggcattacaggacaaccgGGCGGCAGCgctcggcattacaggacaaggtcaaatgaatgcagtcatgatTTCGATATGATTCGGCCGATTCTGTACCgatctttggcgggccggattgaaacGATCAATGGGCCGGacgtggcccgcgggccgtagtttgcccaccGTGGGCTAGACGATGGAACACGCGTGTTTACTTAGGAAAGCTCCTCCCTGATTGAAATGCCCGCGAGGGATCAGCGGACGGTTGAGTTGCGCTTAAGCTCCCGGATCCCACAAGGTCTCGCAACGCTAACGATTTACTTCAAACTCAGGGTTAAGGAAAGGGCAGTTAGAATTCATTGGAAACAATTGAATCGAGTTCGTGTCAAATACTTCATcaataacaacacaacaacTTATGGCCGTGTGTTATGAATACAGATGTAAAATGACGTGATGTCAAAAAACACATGGACCGGGAGGATTGCAATCGGCGCCCCGCCTAGCATGAATGCTTTTACGGAACATTTCACCAAGGGATCAAACTTGATGAATGCGAACATCCTGCTCGGCAAGTGAAAAATTCTAAAACGAATGTTGTTAATTCTCTTCAATGTAACTTTCGGTCGTCCATGTTGACGTGAATATTTGAACTCCACCGCCGTCGATGGCAGCGAACGAGTTAAAAACGTGACCGTAGATGAGAAGAAGCAAAAAGCTGTTTTCGATTCATctgtttgtttcaaaaatgcaaattaaattcgCCGTGATTGGGCCAGTCCATTCCATGCAAATTCTTgagttttgtttacttttgcaAATCAATATATATGTTGGCTATTCGGGTAAGATGTTTTTTACCCATATAATACTGTTGTTCCACCTCTTTCCATTTCATCGTCATGGATGCATTATTCCTTGTCTTCTCTGATTGGCGGGAAGGAGTCACGCATTggaggtgttgttgttgttgttgttgttttccattttgcagGTGTCCTACGTGAAAGCCATCGACATCTGGATGGCGGtgtgtcttctttttgtgtttgcCGCACTCTTGGAGTACGCGGCGGTGAATTTTGTTTCCCGGCAGCACAAGGAGTTCTTCCGACTGAGGAAGAGGCTCCGAGAGCGAGCGCGCCAACGGAGCGTGAGTGCGAGCCGCTCGGGCAGCCGTCACCCGCGATGCCCTCTCCCCTCTGCCCGCCTTGGCCCGAGCTGCGCGCCGACCCGCAAATAATTGAAGCCCTTTCCCCTCTCGGCTgcaataatattattttattctacATATATTTTTCCTCGCCCACTTTGACTCCGAAGAGGAAACAAAAAGTGCTTTAGACCACGGGTGTCCAACTCGTAGTTCAGGGGCCACGTTTGATGTCAAAGGGGCCGGACCGCTAAAATCATTGCATGCTTAATACAATAAGTGATAACaatgcattttccttttttgttttcacgCAAAACAAAACGAGTACATAAGGAAAATCTTTAGATTTCATgacttcaaaaaataaaaatacaaatcttagCTAGCTTGAGAAAATTTGTCATCATGTGTGCATAATAACGGATCgcagtgattgtattttaaggcacaaaactttttttaagtCACGGGTATTTGTAATTGGAAAAATATAGTCGTGCACTTTAGAATGAAATGAATTTATGAAGACCGAGGAATTATTACCATTCCATTTTCTGCATGAGCATCATTCTCAAAATGAGCCTTAGTCCCCTCCACCGCGATGTCTTGTGTTTTTATTCTTACTTTTAAATGTGTCCCGTAGGTCGGATTTTGGCCCACGGGCCGTATGGCGCAGGCGCAGGCGCAGTTTATATGACAATTCACCAAGCGCGTGGTCCTCGACCGTCGTACGACCCCGTGACCTGGACGTGCCGCTCTCACTCTCCGTGTCTTTGTGCGGCGCGAGCAGGCGAGCGGCGAGGGCGAGACGAAAGGCGACGCGTCAGCCGGCGAGGCGGCTCACGGGAGCGCCGGGCAGCGGCGCCTGCGCCTGCGCCCGCGCCTGCGCACGTGTCGCCGCCCGCTTCGCTTTCAAACGGCGACTCGAGGCGGCTGACGGTGCCGGCGCGCTGTGTGTTTCAGGAGGAGGAGCTGGCGCGCCGGGGTTTAGTCTTGCGCGCGGGACTCGCCGGCGCCGCAGAAATGGACGCGACGCCGGCGTTTGCCGACTCGCCTGCCGGCTCGGTCTACTACGACGCCAGGCGCCGCTTCGTGGACCGAGCCAAGAAGATCGACACCGTCTCTCGCGCTGTGTTCCCGATGACGTTCCTCGTGTTCAACGTCCTCTACTGGCTCACCTACAAGGTCCTTCGGCACGAAGATGTCCAAGTGCGACTGTGAGCGCACGTGGAGGATCTTCAACAGCTGAGCCGCGCAACGCGTGCCGAGGTGACTGCATGTCAGCTGCTATTTGCCACTTACAAacttatcatcatcatcgtcgtctgTT carries:
- the LOC133415758 gene encoding LOW QUALITY PROTEIN: glycine receptor subunit alpha-2-like (The sequence of the model RefSeq protein was modified relative to this genomic sequence to represent the inferred CDS: deleted 2 bases in 2 codons); protein product: MQVHALCLLWAPCVFFLQGRWALCKEVKLPGGASRPPSPSDFLDKLMGRTSGYDARIRPNFKGPPVNVTCNIFINSFGSITETTMDYRMNVFLRQQWNDPRLAYKEYPDDSLDLDPSMLDSIWKPDLFFANEKGANFHDVTTDNTLLRIFQNGNVLYSIRLTLTLSCPMDLKNFPMDSQTCIMQLESFGYTMNDLIFEWLDVGAVQVADDLVLPQFVLKEEQGLGYCTKHYNTGKFTCIEVKFHLERQMGYYLIQMYIPSLLTVILSWVSFWINMDAAPARVGLGITTVLTMTTQSSGSRASLPKVSYVKAIDIWMAVCLLFVFAALLEYAAVNFVSRQHKEFFRLRKRLRERARQRSQASGEGETKGDASAGEAAHGSAGQRACACARACAREEELARRGLVLRAGLAGAAEMDATPAFADSPAGSVYYDARRRFVDRAKKIDTVSRAVFPMTFLVFNVLYWLTYKVLRHEDVQVRL